The proteins below come from a single Neochlamydia sp. AcF84 genomic window:
- a CDS encoding F-box protein has protein sequence MVNILANNDNNKNAVSSSLTQPPVGSIERLPDELLLHIFSFLQASDLLEVELTCHQWKNLAEEEILWKSLYQQYFKMIEPAAETYKEDYFRMSKADHDWRKIDELFKGFKVCEFGQWDCKYACK, from the coding sequence ATGGTAAATATATTAGCAAATAATGATAACAATAAAAATGCGGTTTCTTCTTCCCTCACTCAGCCTCCTGTTGGCTCTATAGAGCGTCTTCCCGATGAGTTGCTATTACATATTTTTTCTTTTTTGCAAGCTTCCGATCTCCTTGAAGTTGAACTGACATGCCATCAATGGAAAAATTTGGCCGAGGAAGAGATTTTATGGAAAAGTCTTTATCAACAGTATTTTAAAATGATTGAGCCTGCGGCTGAAACTTATAAAGAAGACTATTTTCGTATGTCTAAAGCTGACCATGATTGGAGAAAAATAGATGAATTGTTTAAGGGCTTTAAGGTATGTGAATTCGGGCAATGGGATTGTAAATATGCTTGTAAATAA